AAGGACTGGAAGAAGTTGGTCCAGATGAAGATCTACTACTTTGCCTCAATCGCTCACGTGAGTGTGAAACGTTCacttctgtgtgtgcgtgcgacaCCCCGATCTTCACCCGCACCACACTTTCTCCTCAACAGTTCCACATGGGCAAACAATCGGAGGAGCAGCAAAAGTTTGGCGAGCAGGTATGCACGTACAAGAGGTTGCTAGCCATGACTGCGTGGTGTTTGAGTGCGTGcgcctttgtgtttgtgtgcagctGGCCTACCTTCAATGCGCTTTGGACAAACTGTCTGAGGCAATCAAGTTGGCCAAGGTACAGAATTTCTCCGCGCAGCATCACactggtgatggtggtggtctTACCTTacaaagcatgtttttgtatCCAGGGTCAGCCTGACAGTGTGCAGGAGGCCTTGCATTTCACCATGGATGTCATTGGTGGCAAGTAAggaagactttttttcccccccccaaacttcTCGAGTCCCCCACCACAGTTGACTTGAATTGAATGGCCTATTTGTAGATACAACTCTGCCAAAAAGGACAATGACTTCATCTATCACGAGATCGTTCCTTCTCATGAATCGTTGACAATCGTCAAAGGTATCAAGGAAGCTTCTTAAAATCAGAATGATTTTTCTGGGTCGTTTAAGAAGATATTGTGCCCTGATGTGTGCAGGCGCCCCTCTGGTCAAAGCTCTACCTGTCAACCCCACGGACCCGAGTGTCACCGGACCGGACCTCTTCGCCAAGCTGGTGCCGATGGCAGCCCATGAAGCCGCCTCCCTCTACAGGTGTGCACCTGTGCTCTTAGCCTGTTAGCACATTAGCTGCCactcaatgtttgtgtttacagCGAGGAGAAAGCCAAAATGCTGAGAGACATCATGGCCAAGATCGAAAGCAAGAGTGACACACTGGAGTGAGCCGAGTGCACATGTAAAAAAGGGGGAGAACGCTAATTGCTAAGTTAACAGCTCTTCTCCCGTCCCTACAGGCAGTTCATGGACTCCTTGGGGGTGGAGGCTGAGTCTGTAGACAACCTGGACATGTACAGCCACATTCCGCCCGTCCTGATGGAGAAGTGCGCAGCTCTTAGTGTGCGACCTGACACCGTCAAGAGTCTTGTCCAGTCCATGCAAGGTCCGTGGCGCGGCTCTCAATCTGGGCTCCAGGGGAACCCGAGTGTTTGCAAACCTTTGCCGTAAAAGCCGAACCTCTGTTCTACGCTTCAGTCCTCTCGGGCATCTTCACCGAAGTCGAATCGTCCCTGCGAGAGATCCGAGACGTTCTGGAATCCGATGAGGCCGGCGAACGGACTCTGCCCGAATCCGTTGCCCCTGGCGAGGTCCACCCGACGGACCACGCTCAGGTTCTGGCAGAGTTCCAAAGGGACCTGGAGAAATACATGGAGGCCCACGAGAAGGCCAGCTTCACCAACACTGAGCTCCACCGGGCCATGAATCTGCACATCAGCAACCTACGTCTGCTGGGCGGACCACTGGAGACCCTGAGAGACACCCTGCCCCGCCCACAACTTAGCGAAGGTAAAAATCGGCATGAGGGACTGTTTGAAATTCTGTCTGACAGACATGGTGCTGTGTTGAGCAGAGGACATGGCCGGGCTGCAGTGCATGAAGCGCATCTTGGGGAAGGTTCAGGAAATGAAGGACCAGAGAGTCAATTTGGAGAAACAACTACGGGAGCTCATTGAACAGGATGACATCACTTCCACCCTGGTCACCACTGAGAAAGCCGACACTAGGGTATGTCGTTTTAGGGGGAATGTCTGAACTCGAACCAGAGCTCCAGACCTCAGAAACGCTGTCCACACTTTGTACTTTCAGGACGTGTTTGAGGAGCAGCTGAAGAAGTACGAGCCGGTGAAGGTCTACATTGAGCAGAATCTGGCAGCCCAAGAGAACATCCTGAAGGCTCTGACCGAGACCTACGTTCAGTACGCATCGGTCCGCAAGAGCCTGAGCGAGACGGAGCAGCAGTTGACCGGCACGGTCCAGGGCCTGGTGGGCTCCTACGAGGCCTACGAGGACCTGATGAAGAAGTCGCAGGAGGGAAAGGAGTTCTACGACGACTTGGAAGCCAAAGCGTCACGTCTGTTGGAGAGAGTAAAGACTTTGTGTCAGAGCAGGATGGAGGAAAGGCAGCACTTCCTTGACCGGTAGGTTTTCTTGAAGTTTTCAACTTCCGTCCGTCAGCATAGCCTTACCTCTGCTCTCCTTGTCACCACAAGCCACAAGAAGCCTCCAGCGAGACCTACAGCAGCAAAGCCTTCCTTGAAGCCAAAATCTCAAGACGAAGACTCCTCCAGTCTGGAGGATCCAGAGTTAGCCCAAATTAACGCCGCTATCTTGGCCTTATCAGAAGACAAGCCAGGGGAGCTTCGCAGCCTCCCACCAGACATTCCTTCTCTTCCCACCTCTGCGCTTCATCAGCCGCGTCCAGAAGCGTTCCTCCCTCCGGGTGCCAGCAGCGGCTCATTGCCTTGGCCCGGTCCCTCAGCTGCCGGGCATCCTCGATTCCCGGCCCATCTCCCGTCACCGGAACTTCTGGCTCGGATCGCGCATTTTCCAACATCTGGCACCTTGCCAGTACCAGGACCTTTGGCATGCAGACCTATTCCTCACATGGCCCCCCAGATGCCCCCACAACAGGCGGCTTACAGGCCTCAAGTTGGTCATGCCCCAGTCCGCCCTTCAACCACAACTGTGGACACCATTCAGACACCCATACCCAGCTACGCTCCGACGCCTCACTACCCTGTCCCACCCTCAGTTTCTCCTGCTTACACGGGGTCCCCTATCCCACCTTCAGTTTCTACTGGCTACACGGCCTCCCCCATCCCACCCTCAGTTGCCCCACAGATGGGTGCAACTGCCTACCCCCAATGTGGGCCTCAAATGACACAACAGAAGCAGTTTCCGAATCAGTACCCACTCCCCATGGGCCAACCCTTGCCCTCAGGCTACCAAACTGGACCGAGATCACTCCCTACCCCTCACCCTCAACTGCAGGCCTACCCCCATGGATACATGCAGGCGGGAGCCCCTCCTCACCTTGGCCCCCCTTCCCAGCCGGGAGCACAGTTTGGGGCCCCACCACAGTCGGTGGCTCTTTCGCAGCTTGGCCACCGTCCGCAGCTTGTCCGCCCACCACAGTTTGGCGGCCCTCCGCAGCCTGGCCCCCCTCCACAGCTTGGCGCCCCTCTGAGGCCTGCCACTCCTCTGCATCCTGCCGCCTCACCACAGTACCCACAAGTGTTCCCAGGTCCGAGGCAGCAAAACGGCTACTCGGCTCCCCCACAGATGCCCCAAGGCTACCAAGCCCCTCAGAACTACGCCCCCCAGCAGCACCCTCAGCTGATACCAGGCCCCATGCCAACTCGGGGCCCCATGCCTGCGCAAAATGCTCCTCTCCAACTCCCCCCAACATCTCAGACTGTACCGCCTGTTTCTCAAGCTTACCTTCCGCACCAACACCTCCCAATGCATCCCGGCGGCGCCCAGCAACTTGGACCCCATCCACAAATGACAAGTGGCCCCGCGGGGCCGATGCCTCCTAGCAGCCAGACAGTCCATCCCCAACATCACCCACAGATGCCTTCTGCTTCACAACCTCATCTGCTTCCTGGTGCTCAGGTCCACCATCCTAGGGCTCCCATAGGCCACATGTCCCCCGTCTCTATTGccccgcagcagcagcagcagcaccccCACCCCGGACATCCTCCCATTCCAAACATGCCTCAGCCGCCCATGACCATGCCCAATCACACCCATGTCCAAGGCCACCAAACTGGGAGTGTTTGCTTTCCCGGAGGGGCCCCCATGATCCCTCAACAGCCTCTGGCAATGCAGTCCGTCGGCCCCCAACAGCCTCAGCCCTCTCTTGGCGTGGCCCACTCACAGCCTTCTATGTACCCATCAGGTCCAGGAGCTAACGTGCCCACAAGTGCCCCACTGACATCACCTGCTCTTGGCCCACATGGTCTCCATCCTCACATGGCCCCCCAGCACATACTCCACCCCTCTCCTGGAGGTCCTCCCATTGGACAACCAGCTCATACTCCCTCCCAATCGCCTGCACAAGCTACATCCCCCACACCTCCTGTGGTTCTGACACCCCAGCAGAGACCCAGTGTTTCCCCCAATATGGGGAGCACACTTCCGCCAACTCTTCCGGCTCCCTCGGCTCTCTCTCCTCCATCTGCTGCTCTGTTCCAGCTTCAGAACTCCAGCAGCCACGACCTCCTTTCCTCCAGTCCTGAGAGCCAACTGGGAGGCACAAAATCCCCCACCAATGTCCTCCAGCCCACTAAAGCAGACCCACAAGAAGGGGAGCGTCGCAAGAAAGACTTCCAGGGAGTTCTTCTGATCCAAGGCGATCCGTACGAATCTCCAGAGCTCGTCGCCCGCCTCAACACTGAATTGGACGATTTCCGAGCACAGGCCGAGTCACTGGAGGAGCCTTCGAGCGGTGAGAAGGGGATGTCAGTGCTGGACGTGTACTGGAAAGATCTCCAGGAGCAGCAGGAGAGGGACGCCCGGCAGCTGTCCATCGCCATCGCCCGCTGCTACACCATGAAGAACCGGCACCAGGATGTCATGCCCTACGATCTCAACCGTGTGCTGCTCAAGTCGGGCAAAGACGATTACATCAACGCCAGCTACATCAAAGACTTGTCGCCATTTTGCCCCCAAATCATTGCCACACAGGCGCCACTCACCGGCACCGCCGCCGACTTCTGGTTAATGGTCTACGAGCAGAAGGTCTCCTTGGTGGTCATGCTGGTGTCGGAGCAGGAAGTGGACAAGGTACGGCGATTGCATTGACCATCTTGTGGATTCCAAGAAACTATGTTGATGTGAAGGTTGAGTGAAAAGTTGAGAGTCTTTTGTAAACTACAAGAAAAACTGTCAGCTTGGTTTGTGATGGAGTTATTTCTGCCCCGCTAGGGAAAAGTGGTGCGCTACTTTCCGACGGAGCGCGGCCAGCAGATGTCTCATGGTCCCATCAAGCTCAGCCTGACCACACACAAGACCACGGCCACTCATGTGGAGCGCATGATCAGCCTGCAGTACAATGAGCAGAGCCTGAAGCGCACCGTGGTCCACCTGCAGTTTACTTCATGGCCAGAGCTGTACGAGCGCTCGCTTCCATTCCTGCCTTGTTTGATCTTTATATTCCTATGACGTGTTCCTTTTGTGTCCACCAGGGGGCTTCCTGAAAGCATGAGCAATCTGCTGCACTTTGTTCGGGAGGTCCATGGACACTACCTGCACCAGAGACCCATGCACATGCCCGTGGTGGTCCACTGTAGGTAAGACTACAAATCCATTACAGATGAGTCGTGAGTAAGGTTGTCATAGATAACAAAACCACTATTACTAAAATACAATGTAATAATGCATGATGAGTAGGGTAGTGCTGGTATTGCAACACTCCTTGGTGGAGATCTTAAATAGAACTTGCTCTGTGCCATAGCTCTGGCGTGGGTCGCACTGGGGCCttctgtctgctgtatgcggCGCTGAAGGAACTGGAGGCGGGGAACGGCATTGCCGACCTGCGGACCCTCGTCATGAAGATGCGGCAGCAGAGAAAGAACATGCTGCAGGAGAAGGTTTGACGTCATCCCAAAAAggttgccgccgccgccggtgTACTTCACACGACTCATTCGTGTCGTCCCGCGCAGCTGCACCTCAAGTTCTGCTACGAGGCTGTATCGTGGCACGCGGAGCAGATCTTGCTACAGCACGGTGTCTCCGTGGTCAACTTCAGCAAGAACGCCGCCGCGACCAATTCCAAGGTAATCGCACTTACACATTCAAACAAGCCAACGCATGCAGTTTACACAGAGATGTTTGTTTGGGTCTATTCCACAGAGAAGTTTCTAGTCCGAAGAGAAGGTACTTGTCCCGAGTGAAGGTTCTAGTCGTAAGAGAATAATCTTGTCCCAAATGAAGGTTCGAGCGCTGAGGTAGTTCTTGACCACAGAGAGAAGATTCTACACCCGAGAGAAAGTACTCAAGTCCCAAGGGAAGGTCCTAGTTCTGAAAGAAGCTACTATTCTAGGTGCTAATTTAGAGAGAATATTTTCATCCTAAGAGAAGGCTGTAATCCAGAGGGAAGGTTGTAAATACCAAAGATTGGTTTACTCCTGTGTGGAAAGTTGTAATCCTGGGGAAGGGTCTCAgtcaagagagagagagagagagagagagagttaaGTGCCAATACAATGATCTAGTCCCAAGGGAGCGTTCTAttgtaaaaaatgtttcagtccAGGGAGAAAATACGAGTCCTTAGATAAGGCTATAGTCCCAAGAGAACTGTAACAGTCTCAAGGGAAAGCACTATTGCCATGAagaagttctttttcaaaagaaGGTTATAGTCAAGCGAGAAGACTCTAGTCGTCAGGGTACGCTCTGGTCCAACTGCAATAGTTGCTACCGTCACTTCCTGGTCTTGTTTGCAGTCGTATTCCCGCCAGGAGTCCCAGCAGGACTTGGTTCTGGGTGCTGACATGTCTATCAGCTCCATCCAGGCCACCATCGCCAAGCTCAGTGTACCACCCCCGGGTGACCTGGTCTCAGGGGACCTGATcctagatgatgatgatgatgatccaCCCCTCTCTCTTTCGCCACCCATCCACTTACCAAATGACCCCAGCCCCTCTCTGGAACTTACTTTCCCGGGGTCACCCTCTGCCTGCTCAGAGTCGCCCCCTGCCGCTCTCTCCCCTACGGCGCCGAACGGCCTGGTTGCGGCATCACCGCCACCCGAGACGCCGGCCACCCCGCCGCCAACCTCTTCTTTGGAGCTGCTGGCCTCACTGGCCCCTGAGGCCTTCTCCATGGAGGGTGGCGGCGGTGGGGGGACCAAACGTGTGACCAAGCAGAGCTTCCTGCAGCCAGTGGAAGGCCAGGGGCTCCATGGTACCAGGAGCGTCGAAAGCACCGACCCCCTCAGCGGTTTAGACCCCCTCTGGAGCCTCAACAAAACCGAAAGCAAATAACTAAAAACATCTCAGCATGCATCACTATCCACTTGGTGGCACTTTGTTAAGGTGACCAATCATCCAATTTatgtttgtaaatattttaatgtttcACTAATTGTCAACAATTAAACAAACTGAGTTAGACATCATGCCGCATCAAACCTACTTAAAAATTGCGTACCAAGTCTTATGAGATAATAATTTATGTCAGACCAGAGGGATGAGGTGGGCGGAGTTTCGGCCGCTTGTTTTTTGAAGCAATTTTTGAGCACAACTAAGCAGGGCGCACGTATAGCTTTTGTATTTTGCAAGTATAACACAGTAAACACACCTGTGCTTTTGATCTGAGTACGACTTTGTTGCACTCTTGGATCTCGCTAGCGCTATTTAAGTTGCACTTGAGCAAGTAAATAAAGAAATCGCATTGTATTATCAGtgttagtgatgtgcattcctgTTCTTTTAAGTttactgaatctttagaatcagttcactcaaaagattcgttcaaacgaatcgatCAACGAATCGTCCCCCCCCACatacacactgatccgttttttttttgggttttttctaataacacacacaactaAGCAATACACCTCACAATACACCAGaccaaaaaataatcaagtaAACACACGGTAATGTCGACAATGGCAACGCACGCATTTTTCTCTATATTACAACATCCCGTGGAAATAACCCATATACATGAGACAATACAACTACacactaggggtgtaaatcgcgggttttgtaacgatacgatatatcgatacaaagagccacgatacgatatttgccgatatcataaagcctgctgtgattcattcacgatacatcacgatatagagctctacgatcgatatagaacaatatcctgatttataacaattcatatgcaaaatcaacaaggtactgcaaactctttatttaggaaattacaaagtgcttccaaacgaatgacttgaagcccaaaggggagcgaatttcctcgtcttcttggacagacactagccatagcaccagcccaggagccgcgtagttgtcggctcccctttcacgtgcctgctctgctcacaacacaacacgccgcgcactgctcccggaaagaggaagcaagcaacaatgaactggatttcaaaataaagtcgcggctaatgtccgaggtcaaaaacgggcgatatagatcgatgtttacgtttagcatcgatgccaacaaatcgtagagcattatatcgattaatcgatgtgtatcgatgaatcgttacacccctagtttcaaactacttttagggtttctaagaatagggtatctaactaggctttcaaaactagggttagggtttccgaccatggtttccaaggagttttgccattgctaattagggtttcaaactagggttagggtttccgactagggttttaaaccaaggttagggttacaaactaggttttaaagctaggcttaaggtttccaacgaggctttcaaactacttttagggtttctaagattagggtttctaactaggctttcaaaactagggttagggttttcgactagggtttccaaaattagggttagggttaggattagggttggggttagggtttctaactaggctttcaaaactagggttagggttagacttagagttaggggtagagttagagttaaggttagagttagggttagggttactaactaggctttcaaaactagagttagggttagggtttctaactaggctttcaaaactagggttagggtttccgactagggtttccaaggagttttgccatcgctaattagggtttcaaactaggctcagggtttccgactagggttttaaaccaaagttagggtttcaaactaggttttaaagctagggttagggtttccaacgagggtttcaaactacttttagggtttctaagattggggtttctaactaggctttcaaaactagggttagggttttcgactagggtttccaaaattagggttaggattagggttggggttagggtttctaactaggctttcaaaactagggttagggttagggttagggttactaactaggctttcaaaactagggttagggttagggtttctaactaggctttcaaaactagggttagggtttccgactagggtttccaaggagttttgccatcgctaattagggtttcaaactaggctcagggtttccgactagggttttaaaccaaggttagggtttcaaactaggttttaaagctagggttagggtttccaacgagggtttcaaactacttttagggtttctaagattagggtttctaactaggctttcaaaacgagggttagggttttcgactagggtttccaaagttagggttaggattagggttggggttagggtttctaactaggctttcaaaactagggttagggttagagttcgagttagggttagggttagggttactaactaggctttcaaaactagagttagggttagggtttctaactaggctttcaaaactagggttagggtttccgactagggtttccaaggagttttgccatcgctaattagggtttcaaactaggctcagggtttccgactagggttttaaaccaaggttagggtttcaaactaggttttaaagctagggttagggtttccaacgagggtttcaaactacttttagggtttctaagattaggatttctaactaggctttcaaaacgagggttagggtttccgaccagggtttccaaggagttttgccattgctatttagggtttcaaactagggttagggtttccgactagggttttaaacaaaggttagggttacaaactaggttttaatgctagggttagggtttccaacgagggtttcaaactacttttagggtatctaagattagggtttctaactaggctttcaaaactagggttagggtttccgaccagggtttccaaggagttttgccattgctaattagggtttcaaactagggttagggtttccgactagggttttaaaccaaagttagggtttcaaactaggttttaaagctagggttagggtttccaacgagggtttcaaactacttttagggtttctaagattggggtttctaactaggctttcaaaactagggttagggttttcgactagggtttccaaaattagggttaggattagggttggggttagggtttctaactaggctttcaaaactagggttagggttagggttagggttactaactaggctttcaaaactagagttagggttagggtttctaactaggctttcaaaactagggttagggtttccgactagggtttccaaggagttttgccatcgctaattagggtttcaaactaggctcagggtttccgactagggttttaaaccaaggttagggtttcaaactaggttttaaagctagggttagggtttccaacgagggtttcaaactactttta
This DNA window, taken from Syngnathus acus chromosome 16, fSynAcu1.2, whole genome shotgun sequence, encodes the following:
- the ptpn23a gene encoding tyrosine-protein phosphatase non-receptor type 23 isoform X1, which produces MEAVPRMPMIWLDLKEAGDFQFNSAVRQYILKNYNENPDNYNEQLKKLESLRQSAVNVTRDFEGCSTLRKYFGQLHYLQSRVPMATGQEAAVAVSWTEIFSGKTVTHDDISYEQACILYNLGALHSMLGAMDNRVSEEGMKVSCTHFQCAAGAFSYLSDHFSHNFSVDMSHQILNLNINLMLGQAQECLLEKSMLDNRKSFLVARISAQVVDYYKEACRALENSETASMLGKIQKDWKKLVQMKIYYFASIAHFHMGKQSEEQQKFGEQLAYLQCALDKLSEAIKLAKGQPDSVQEALHFTMDVIGGKYNSAKKDNDFIYHEIVPSHESLTIVKGAPLVKALPVNPTDPSVTGPDLFAKLVPMAAHEAASLYSEEKAKMLRDIMAKIESKSDTLEQFMDSLGVEAESVDNLDMYSHIPPVLMEKCAALSVRPDTVKSLVQSMQVLSGIFTEVESSLREIRDVLESDEAGERTLPESVAPGEVHPTDHAQVLAEFQRDLEKYMEAHEKASFTNTELHRAMNLHISNLRLLGGPLETLRDTLPRPQLSEEDMAGLQCMKRILGKVQEMKDQRVNLEKQLRELIEQDDITSTLVTTEKADTRDVFEEQLKKYEPVKVYIEQNLAAQENILKALTETYVQYASVRKSLSETEQQLTGTVQGLVGSYEAYEDLMKKSQEGKEFYDDLEAKASRLLERVKTLCQSRMEERQHFLDRHKKPPARPTAAKPSLKPKSQDEDSSSLEDPELAQINAAILALSEDKPGELRSLPPDIPSLPTSALHQPRPEAFLPPGASSGSLPWPGPSAAGHPRFPAHLPSPELLARIAHFPTSGTLPVPGPLACRPIPHMAPQMPPQQAAYRPQVGHAPVRPSTTTVDTIQTPIPSYAPTPHYPVPPSVSPAYTGSPIPPSVSTGYTASPIPPSVAPQMGATAYPQCGPQMTQQKQFPNQYPLPMGQPLPSGYQTGPRSLPTPHPQLQAYPHGYMQAGAPPHLGPPSQPGAQFGAPPQSVALSQLGHRPQLVRPPQFGGPPQPGPPPQLGAPLRPATPLHPAASPQYPQVFPGPRQQNGYSAPPQMPQGYQAPQNYAPQQHPQLIPGPMPTRGPMPAQNAPLQLPPTSQTVPPVSQAYLPHQHLPMHPGGAQQLGPHPQMTSGPAGPMPPSSQTVHPQHHPQMPSASQPHLLPGAQVHHPRAPIGHMSPVSIAPQQQQQHPHPGHPPIPNMPQPPMTMPNHTHVQGHQTGSVCFPGGAPMIPQQPLAMQSVGPQQPQPSLGVAHSQPSMYPSGPGANVPTSAPLTSPALGPHGLHPHMAPQHILHPSPGGPPIGQPAHTPSQSPAQATSPTPPVVLTPQQRPSVSPNMGSTLPPTLPAPSALSPPSAALFQLQNSSSHDLLSSSPESQLGGTKSPTNVLQPTKADPQEGERRKKDFQGVLLIQGDPYESPELVARLNTELDDFRAQAESLEEPSSGEKGMSVLDVYWKDLQEQQERDARQLSIAIARCYTMKNRHQDVMPYDLNRVLLKSGKDDYINASYIKDLSPFCPQIIATQAPLTGTAADFWLMVYEQKVSLVVMLVSEQEVDKGKVVRYFPTERGQQMSHGPIKLSLTTHKTTATHVERMISLQYNEQSLKRTVVHLQFTSWPELGLPESMSNLLHFVREVHGHYLHQRPMHMPVVVHCSSGVGRTGAFCLLYAALKELEAGNGIADLRTLVMKMRQQRKNMLQEKLHLKFCYEAVSWHAEQILLQHGVSVVNFSKNAAATNSKSYSRQESQQDLVLGADMSISSIQATIAKLSVPPPGDLVSGDLILDDDDDDPPLSLSPPIHLPNDPSPSLELTFPGSPSACSESPPAALSPTAPNGLVAASPPPETPATPPPTSSLELLASLAPEAFSMEGGGGGGTKRVTKQSFLQPVEGQGLHGTRSVESTDPLSGLDPLWSLNKTESK
- the ptpn23a gene encoding tyrosine-protein phosphatase non-receptor type 23 isoform X2; translated protein: MEAVPRMPMIWLDLKEAGDFQFNSAVRQYILKNYNENPDNYNEQLKKLESLRQSAVNVTRDFEGCSTLRKYFGQLHYLQSRVPMATGQEAAVAVSWTEIFSGKTVTHDDISYEQACILYNLGALHSMLGAMDNRVSEEGMKVSCTHFQCAAGAFSYLSDHFSHNFSVDMSHQILNLNINLMLGQAQECLLEKSMLDNRKSFLVARISAQVVDYYKEACRALENSETASMLGKIQKDWKKLVQMKIYYFASIAHFHMGKQSEEQQKFGEQLAYLQCALDKLSEAIKLAKGQPDSVQEALHFTMDVIGGKYNSAKKDNDFIYHEIVPSHESLTIVKGAPLVKALPVNPTDPSVTGPDLFAKLVPMAAHEAASLYSEEKAKMLRDIMAKIESKSDTLEQFMDSLGVEAESVDNLDMYSHIPPVLMEKCAALSVRPDTVKSLVQSMQVLSGIFTEVESSLREIRDVLESDEAGERTLPESVAPGEVHPTDHAQVLAEFQRDLEKYMEAHEKASFTNTELHRAMNLHISNLRLLGGPLETLRDTLPRPQLSEEDMAGLQCMKRILGKVQEMKDQRVNLEKQLRELIEQDDITSTLVTTEKADTRDVFEEQLKKYEPVKVYIEQNLAAQENILKALTETYVQYASVRKSLSETEQQLTGTVQGLVGSYEAYEDLMKKSQEGKEFYDDLEAKASRLLERVKTLCQSRMEERQHFLDRHKKPPARPTAAKPSLKPKSQDEDSSSLEDPELAQINAAILALSEDKPGELRSLPPDIPSLPTSALHQPRPEAFLPPGASSGSLPWPGPSAAGHPRFPAHLPSPELLARIAHFPTSGTLPVPGPLACRPIPHMAPQMPPQQAAYRPQVGHAPVRPSTTTVDTIQTPIPSYAPTPHYPVPPSVSPAYTGSPIPPSVSTGYTASPIPPSVAPQMGATAYPQCGPQMTQQKQFPNQYPLPMGQPLPSGYQTGPRSLPTPHPQLQAYPHGYMQAGAPPHLGPPSQPGAQFGAPPQSVALSQLGHRPQLVRPPQFGGPPQPGPPPQLGAPLRPATPLHPAASPQYPQVFPGPRQQNGYSAPPQMPQGYQAPQNYAPQQHPQLIPGPMPTRGPMPAQNAPLQLPPTSQTVPPVSQAYLPHQHLPMHPGGAQQLGPHPQMTSGPAGPMPPSSQTVHPQHHPQMPSASQPHLLPGAQVHHPRAPIGHMSPVSIAPQQQQQHPHPGHPPIPNMPQPPMTMPNHTHVQGHQTGSVCFPGGAPMIPQQPLAMQSVGPQQPQPSLGVAHSQPSMYPSGPGANVPTSAPLTSPALGPHGLHPHMAPQHILHPSPGGPPIGQPAHTPSQSPAQATSPTPPVVLTPQQRPSVSPNMGSTLPPTLPAPSALSPPSAALFQLQNSSSHDLLSSSPESQLGGTKSPTNVLQPTKADPQEGERRKKDFQGVLLIQGDPYESPELVARLNTELDDFRAQAESLEEPSSGEKGMSVLDVYWKDLQEQQERDARQLSIAIARCYTMKNRHQDVMPYDLNRVLLKSGKDDYINASYIKDLSPFCPQIIATQAPLTGTAADFWLMVYEQKVSLVVMLVSEQEVDKGKVVRYFPTERGQQMSHGPIKLSLTTHKTTATHVERMISLQYNEQSLKRTVVHLQFTSWPELGLPESMSNLLHFVREVHGHYLHQRPMHMPVVVHCSSGVGRTGAFCLLYAALKELEAGNGIADLRTLVMKMRQQRKNMLQEKLHLKFCYEAVSWHAEQILLQHGVSVVNFSKNAAATNSKRSF